A single Pseudomonas brassicacearum DNA region contains:
- a CDS encoding DnaJ C-terminal domain-containing protein, producing the protein MDFKDYYKILGVEPTADDATIKAAYRKLARKYHPDVSKEKDAETQFKDVSEAYEALKSADKRAEYDDLRRYGQHGQPFQGPPGWQSRGGFGGQDTGDFSDFFSSIFGNRGPGFGGGQSGRSAGRRGQDVEMELPIFLEESLSSESKKVSFQVPQYNAAGQHVSNTSKSLNVKIPLGVTDGERIRLKGQGAPGIGGGANGDLYLTIRFAPHPKFDVEGQDLIITLPLAPWELALGTEVAVPTLTGKINLKVPAGSQNGQRMRAKGHGLRNKAGERGNLFVQLKAVMPKASDEAVKALWAELAKKAAFDPRENF; encoded by the coding sequence ATGGACTTCAAAGACTATTACAAGATCCTGGGTGTCGAGCCGACGGCTGACGACGCCACGATCAAGGCCGCCTATCGCAAACTGGCGCGCAAGTACCACCCGGACGTAAGCAAGGAAAAGGATGCCGAGACCCAGTTCAAGGACGTCTCCGAAGCCTATGAAGCGCTGAAAAGCGCCGACAAGCGCGCCGAATACGACGACCTGCGCCGCTACGGTCAGCACGGCCAACCCTTCCAGGGCCCGCCGGGCTGGCAGAGCCGTGGTGGTTTTGGTGGCCAGGACACCGGGGACTTCTCGGACTTCTTCAGTTCGATCTTCGGTAATCGCGGGCCAGGTTTCGGTGGTGGGCAGTCAGGTCGCAGCGCCGGCCGTCGAGGGCAAGACGTGGAAATGGAATTACCGATCTTCCTGGAAGAAAGCCTGTCGAGCGAGTCGAAAAAGGTCAGTTTCCAGGTGCCGCAGTACAACGCGGCCGGTCAGCATGTGAGCAACACCAGCAAAAGCCTGAACGTGAAGATTCCGCTGGGGGTGACCGACGGCGAACGCATCCGCCTCAAGGGCCAGGGCGCGCCGGGTATCGGTGGCGGCGCCAATGGCGATTTGTACCTGACCATTCGTTTCGCCCCGCACCCCAAGTTCGATGTCGAAGGCCAGGACCTGATCATCACCTTGCCCCTGGCTCCGTGGGAATTGGCGCTGGGTACGGAAGTGGCGGTGCCGACCCTCACTGGCAAGATCAACCTCAAGGTCCCGGCCGGCAGCCAGAACGGCCAGCGCATGCGCGCCAAGGGCCACGGCCTGCGCAACAAGGCCGGCGAGCGCGGTAACCTGTTCGTGCAGCTCAAGGCCGTGATGCCCAAGGCCAGTGACGAGGCGGTCAAGGCGTTGTGGGCGGAACTGGCGAAGAAAGCCGCATTCGATCCGCGGGAGAACTTCTGA
- a CDS encoding chaperone modulator CbpM: protein MNNPIIELNLREFCEAAALLDVHVIEIVEHGILEPHGAAPSDWRFTDYELVLARRAAKLRRELELEWEGVALALDLLEEVQQLRAENRRLRQQLGRWVG, encoded by the coding sequence ATGAACAACCCGATCATTGAACTGAACCTGAGGGAATTTTGCGAGGCCGCGGCTTTGCTGGATGTCCATGTCATCGAAATCGTCGAACACGGCATTCTCGAACCTCACGGCGCCGCCCCCTCGGATTGGCGTTTCACTGACTACGAACTGGTCCTTGCCCGGCGCGCCGCCAAGCTGCGGCGCGAATTGGAATTGGAATGGGAAGGCGTTGCCCTGGCGCTGGACCTGCTCGAGGAAGTGCAACAGTTGCGCGCTGAGAACCGGCGGCTGCGTCAGCAATTGGGGCGTTGGGTGGGCTGA
- a CDS encoding NEL-type E3 ubiquitin ligase domain-containing protein, which produces MPIPPNEAIAASPSNPAGVHDDLLKSRIPACYTQASTLRQVALSKHQLEIPDWYAKAAPETRTELKRSHERYCAVLSQIDNTLGSVQDIRTFAEPLLSQAIENTFRRTLNVREVYLARKFAVKTRTDLGSNLLHRLTGEAFDTIEYRGSSLLEAALANFEPDEERKLDCDDCHFITTTPVSSDGTLNHTLQSVREGALPIAPQAFIKLCRELDLGRRYQEHLKAILQPSNDRGRNELDRQLREHHRQSLAISIEIARSKSDIRQDTYQMLLQLVGGQSGIKLDGRSVTVASLKIFDVELIGPLLIGPEREHSNRVERVVAYIPDDPEHPVKEYASSAEFMVELRRRLHGLQYRRFFSRFVPLREQGAFFERFNRLYQPSSQTDQQADFPLASQLRNLPMETLLIRDALWEKLRREQVGKILTDARAAAVPTGDEDQKARQARLDSWENTVIDVLNMAAFIVPGLGPVMMTVWAVQMLDEAVEGIEAFERGETQEMWAHFSSLALNVVFAAAGAKVLPHVVPSDTVAQMEPVTLANGESRLWRPDLRAYRSDREPPAASVPDARGLYRVDGRDVVSLDGDHYEVQQEPTTQRYRVRHPSRGPQAYQPELMHNGSGAWRHELEQPRSWEGSTLMRRLGHLVRDFSDAELEQIRTASGTSEAVLRRMHVEGEPMPALLADTIKRFGLCRQVDTFIGQLRSEDPEQFEQADPMTQLHLLAGYGPWPKGLRLKVVDGAGKTRWEYTRPSQTAGGDRDVVLAETKIRTPHVLKNLIESVDVVGGDLLAGTSPAIPKNAIDARVRQLRKNLVALVERNKVQLLNDHYARTDVASDPRAALIKFRFPSVPAAAVEQLVACASPTEQQQMAAWNFADAAQTKPIPLRIVEELRDYQKALRLNRAYEGLYQQALATVDTPRLALATLETLPGWNDSVRIELREEDVSGALIDSIGSPDASQTKVVVKDGERYMAFDDKGNDLSLWDSLYVALQHALPDAERQAMGRPSIHQGDLLQKAIGATPLSRDALARRLKMQPSKPSFKSPMRLVSGELGYPMSGIRERLGLGRSPELRVLDLYPDYTVEQVQTLLRSLGDDAVAELKRRKVELETLRRDLDRWAGLPLVLDIGGDRVVRVPQAVRQGVAERIKRCWRRQSTMAVTVDGTRAGYVLDLGGQDVGTLPTLTADFSHVASLNLRDMNLSPLSCDRFLQGFSSVRWLDMTNNRLTDLPESLGSMNGLTRLQLRANQIRLTPRSIRILEERVSLKILVLDNNPLGRLPDFSSLVDLRGLSLRGAWIDTWPTGLRDQPLEQIDLRGNLLTDVPAELTDPPAERAHATARLNGVTLLQGNPLSEATQQRLREYWANLLLSHPEWVALRWPGAFEAVEVQGPSTVQQWLRDVPREQLPDKTTLWQNLEAEASSAEFFQLLNRLAESYQGAEHYSDLQARVWQMLEAAGASTELRRELFDLAGAPACEDRAALSFSYLEIRLMIHNAKALSAGEHESATLIRLAKGLFHLDEVESIALQDIQQRRDAINARQDLTAAQKNRQIRQIEEVEVRLAYRVGLKDRLALPGQPEGGRFIQMAGVTPDMLEAAATRVLALDDSPRELQALVGRDFWIEYVKQQHRASFQALTDTLIANQLELDEASAAGNLEEADYVHQSEALGLQHKVKEAELIQSLTKEELDAQVESTDL; this is translated from the coding sequence ATGCCTATACCGCCAAACGAAGCCATTGCGGCTTCGCCTTCCAACCCCGCCGGCGTGCATGACGATCTGCTCAAGAGTCGGATCCCCGCCTGCTACACCCAGGCCAGTACGCTGCGCCAGGTGGCGCTGAGCAAACATCAGCTGGAAATTCCTGACTGGTACGCGAAGGCGGCCCCTGAAACCAGGACCGAGCTCAAGCGCAGCCATGAGCGATACTGCGCCGTCTTGAGCCAGATCGACAACACGTTGGGCTCGGTGCAAGACATTCGCACCTTTGCCGAACCGCTTCTCAGCCAGGCCATTGAAAACACCTTCCGGCGAACGTTGAACGTCAGGGAGGTTTATCTTGCGCGCAAATTCGCCGTCAAGACCCGCACCGACCTCGGCAGCAATCTGCTCCATCGCTTGACAGGAGAGGCGTTCGATACCATCGAGTATCGGGGCAGTTCGTTGCTGGAGGCGGCCCTCGCGAATTTCGAGCCGGACGAAGAACGCAAGCTCGACTGCGATGACTGCCATTTCATCACGACGACGCCCGTATCTTCCGATGGCACCCTGAACCATACCTTGCAGTCTGTCCGGGAGGGCGCGCTGCCGATTGCCCCGCAGGCCTTCATCAAGCTGTGCCGCGAGCTGGACCTGGGCCGCCGATACCAGGAGCACCTCAAGGCGATCCTGCAACCGAGCAATGACCGGGGCCGCAACGAACTGGACCGCCAACTGCGCGAGCATCATAGACAATCGCTGGCGATCAGCATCGAAATTGCCCGATCCAAGTCCGATATCCGCCAGGACACCTACCAGATGCTGCTGCAGCTCGTCGGGGGTCAATCCGGCATCAAGCTCGATGGCCGCTCGGTGACCGTCGCTTCGCTGAAAATCTTCGATGTGGAACTGATCGGCCCCCTGCTGATCGGTCCCGAGCGCGAGCACAGCAACCGTGTGGAGCGGGTGGTGGCGTACATACCTGACGACCCGGAACACCCGGTCAAGGAATATGCCTCCAGCGCCGAATTCATGGTGGAACTGCGTCGACGCCTGCATGGCCTCCAGTACCGGCGTTTCTTCAGTCGCTTCGTGCCGCTGCGCGAGCAAGGCGCTTTTTTCGAGCGCTTCAACCGGCTCTATCAACCTTCATCGCAAACCGACCAGCAGGCGGATTTTCCTCTCGCGTCGCAGTTGCGCAATCTGCCCATGGAGACATTGCTCATTCGTGACGCCCTGTGGGAGAAGCTGCGCCGCGAGCAAGTTGGCAAGATCCTGACGGATGCACGCGCGGCGGCGGTGCCCACCGGCGACGAAGACCAAAAAGCGCGCCAGGCGCGTCTGGATAGCTGGGAGAACACGGTTATCGATGTGCTCAACATGGCCGCCTTCATAGTGCCCGGGCTAGGGCCGGTGATGATGACGGTGTGGGCCGTGCAGATGCTCGATGAGGCAGTCGAGGGCATTGAAGCATTCGAGCGCGGTGAGACCCAGGAGATGTGGGCGCATTTCTCAAGCCTGGCGCTTAACGTGGTATTCGCCGCCGCCGGCGCGAAAGTGCTGCCGCACGTCGTGCCATCGGACACGGTGGCCCAAATGGAACCTGTGACCTTGGCCAATGGCGAGTCACGCCTCTGGCGTCCTGACCTGCGCGCCTACCGCAGCGATCGGGAACCGCCGGCCGCGTCGGTTCCCGACGCTCGAGGCCTGTATCGAGTCGATGGTCGGGATGTCGTGTCGCTGGACGGCGACCATTACGAAGTGCAACAGGAGCCGACGACCCAGCGTTATCGTGTCCGTCATCCTTCCCGCGGACCGCAGGCCTATCAGCCCGAGTTGATGCACAACGGCAGCGGGGCCTGGCGCCATGAACTGGAGCAGCCCCGGAGTTGGGAGGGAAGCACGCTGATGCGAAGACTCGGTCACCTCGTCAGGGACTTCAGCGATGCCGAACTGGAACAGATCCGTACGGCCAGCGGTACGAGCGAAGCGGTGCTGCGACGGATGCACGTCGAGGGCGAGCCGATGCCTGCCTTGCTGGCCGATACGATCAAGCGCTTCGGCCTGTGTCGGCAAGTCGACACATTTATCGGGCAACTGCGTAGCGAAGACCCGGAGCAATTTGAACAAGCCGATCCGATGACCCAGTTGCATCTGCTGGCGGGCTACGGGCCTTGGCCGAAGGGGCTGAGGCTGAAAGTGGTCGACGGCGCCGGCAAGACACGTTGGGAATACACTCGGCCATCGCAAACGGCAGGCGGCGACCGCGATGTTGTTCTCGCCGAGACGAAAATCCGCACGCCTCACGTGCTGAAAAACCTGATCGAGTCGGTGGACGTCGTCGGGGGCGACCTGCTGGCTGGTACGAGTCCGGCGATTCCAAAAAACGCTATCGACGCTCGGGTCCGGCAGTTGCGCAAAAATCTGGTGGCCCTGGTGGAGCGTAACAAGGTGCAGCTGTTGAACGATCACTATGCCAGAACGGATGTGGCGAGTGACCCGCGTGCGGCGCTGATCAAGTTCCGTTTTCCCTCGGTTCCTGCGGCGGCAGTCGAACAACTGGTGGCGTGTGCCAGCCCCACCGAGCAACAACAGATGGCCGCCTGGAACTTCGCCGACGCCGCCCAGACCAAACCCATCCCGTTGCGTATCGTCGAAGAACTGCGTGACTACCAGAAGGCGTTGCGTTTGAACCGGGCTTACGAAGGGCTCTACCAGCAAGCGCTGGCCACAGTCGACACGCCTCGACTGGCCTTGGCGACCCTGGAAACCTTGCCAGGCTGGAACGACTCGGTGCGCATCGAGTTGCGCGAGGAAGACGTCTCGGGTGCCTTGATCGACAGCATCGGATCGCCAGACGCATCGCAGACCAAGGTGGTGGTCAAGGATGGCGAGCGCTATATGGCCTTCGACGACAAGGGCAACGACCTGAGCCTCTGGGACAGCCTCTACGTAGCCTTGCAGCATGCCCTCCCGGATGCCGAGCGCCAGGCCATGGGCCGGCCTTCGATTCATCAGGGCGACCTTTTGCAGAAGGCGATCGGGGCGACGCCACTGAGCCGCGACGCGCTGGCCAGGCGTTTGAAGATGCAGCCGTCAAAGCCGTCCTTCAAGTCGCCGATGCGGCTGGTCTCGGGCGAGCTCGGCTATCCCATGAGTGGCATACGGGAACGTTTGGGCCTGGGCCGGTCGCCGGAGCTGCGGGTGTTGGATCTGTACCCGGACTATACGGTCGAGCAGGTCCAGACCTTGTTGCGGTCCCTGGGAGATGACGCCGTTGCGGAGCTCAAGCGGCGTAAAGTCGAATTGGAAACGCTGCGTCGGGATCTGGACCGCTGGGCCGGTCTTCCCCTGGTGCTGGATATCGGTGGGGATCGTGTCGTGCGGGTGCCGCAGGCCGTCAGGCAAGGCGTGGCTGAACGCATCAAGCGGTGCTGGAGGCGTCAGTCCACCATGGCGGTGACGGTGGACGGAACCCGGGCCGGATATGTGCTTGACTTGGGCGGACAGGACGTAGGTACGCTGCCAACCCTGACGGCTGACTTCAGCCATGTGGCCTCGCTGAATCTTCGGGACATGAACTTGTCACCGCTGTCTTGCGACCGCTTCCTCCAAGGGTTTTCCTCTGTTCGTTGGTTGGACATGACCAACAACCGGTTGACCGATCTCCCCGAATCGCTGGGGAGTATGAATGGTTTGACCCGGCTGCAATTGAGGGCGAATCAGATCAGGCTGACACCCCGCAGCATCCGGATCCTGGAGGAACGTGTCAGCCTCAAGATCCTCGTCCTGGACAATAATCCGCTAGGCCGGTTGCCGGACTTCAGCAGCCTGGTTGATTTACGGGGACTGAGCCTTAGGGGCGCGTGGATCGACACGTGGCCGACAGGGTTGCGCGATCAGCCGCTGGAGCAAATCGATTTGCGCGGCAACTTACTGACCGATGTGCCGGCAGAGCTGACCGATCCGCCGGCTGAGCGCGCTCATGCCACGGCACGTCTCAATGGCGTGACGTTGCTTCAAGGCAACCCGCTGAGCGAGGCGACCCAGCAGCGCTTGCGTGAATACTGGGCGAATCTTTTGCTGTCGCATCCCGAGTGGGTGGCCTTGCGTTGGCCCGGTGCGTTTGAAGCGGTCGAGGTACAGGGCCCCTCCACGGTGCAGCAATGGTTGCGAGACGTGCCCAGGGAACAGTTGCCGGACAAAACCACCTTGTGGCAAAACCTGGAGGCTGAAGCGAGTTCCGCGGAGTTTTTCCAGCTGCTGAATCGGTTGGCCGAGTCCTACCAGGGGGCGGAGCATTATTCCGACCTGCAGGCGCGTGTCTGGCAGATGCTCGAGGCGGCCGGTGCGTCCACCGAGTTGCGTCGAGAACTGTTCGACCTGGCCGGTGCCCCGGCGTGTGAAGATCGCGCCGCGTTGTCCTTCAGCTATTTGGAAATCCGTTTGATGATTCACAACGCCAAGGCGCTGTCGGCCGGGGAGCACGAGAGTGCGACGTTGATCCGCCTGGCCAAGGGGTTGTTTCACCTCGATGAAGTGGAGAGCATTGCCCTGCAGGATATCCAACAGCGGCGTGACGCGATCAACGCCCGTCAGGATCTCACCGCTGCGCAAAAGAACCGGCAGATCAGGCAGATCGAGGAAGTGGAGGTGCGCCTGGCCTACCGTGTCGGTCTCAAGGATCGATTGGCGCTGCCGGGGCAACCGGAGGGCGGGCGTTTCATTCAGATGGCCGGTGTCACGCCGGACATGCTCGAGGCGGCGGCAACCCGGGTCCTGGCATTGGACGATTCCCCCAGGGAGCTACAGGCGCTGGTCGGTCGGGATTTCTGGATCGAGTACGTCAAGCAACAGCACCGGGCATCGTTCCAGGCGCTCACTGACACACTCATCGCCAACCAACTCGAGCTGGATGAGGCGAGCGCGGCCGGAAACCTGGAGGAGGCTGACTATGTCCATCAATCCGAGGCGCTGGGCTTGCAGCACAAGGTCAAGGAAGCGGAACTGATCCAGTCGTTGACCAAAGAAGAGCTGGACGCGCAGGTGGAAAGCACGGACCTGTAA
- the ureC gene encoding urease subunit alpha, which yields MKISRQAYADMFGPTVGDKVRLADTELWIEVEKDFTTYGEEVKFGGGKVIRDGMGQSQLLAAEVVDTLITNALIIDHWGIVKADVGLKDGRIAAIGKAGNPDIQPDVTIAIGASTEVIAGEGMILTAGGIDTHIHFICPQQIEEALMSGVTTMIGGGTGPATGTNATTCTSGPWHLARMLQAADAFPMNIGFTGKGNASLPEPLIEQVKAGAIGLKLHEDWGTTPAAIDNCLSVADQYDVQVAIHTDTLNESGFVETTLAAFKGRTIHTYHTEGAGGGHAPDIIKACGLPNVLPSSTNPTRPFTRNTIDEHLDMLMVCHHLDPSIAEDVAFAESRIRRETIAAEDILHDLGAFSMISSDSQAMGRVGEVITRTWQTADKMKKQRGALPGDGEGNDNLRIKRYIAKYTINPAITHGISHEVGSIEVGKWADLVLWRPAFFGVKPTLILKGGAIAASLMGDANASIPTPQPVHYRPMFASYGGSRHATSLTFISQAAAEAGLPEQLGLKKKIAVVKGCRDVQKTDLIHNDYLPSIDVDPQTYQVKADGVLLWCEPADVLPMAQRYFLF from the coding sequence ATGAAGATTTCGAGACAAGCCTACGCCGACATGTTCGGCCCCACCGTCGGTGACAAGGTCCGCCTGGCCGACACTGAGTTGTGGATCGAAGTGGAAAAAGACTTCACCACCTACGGCGAAGAAGTGAAGTTCGGCGGAGGCAAGGTGATTCGCGACGGCATGGGCCAGAGCCAGCTGCTGGCCGCCGAGGTCGTCGACACGCTGATCACCAACGCGCTGATCATCGACCACTGGGGCATCGTCAAGGCCGACGTCGGCCTCAAGGACGGGCGCATCGCTGCCATCGGCAAGGCCGGCAACCCGGATATCCAGCCCGACGTGACCATCGCCATCGGCGCCAGCACCGAAGTGATCGCCGGCGAAGGCATGATCCTCACCGCCGGCGGTATCGACACCCACATCCACTTCATCTGCCCGCAGCAGATCGAAGAAGCGCTGATGAGCGGTGTCACCACCATGATCGGTGGCGGCACCGGCCCAGCCACCGGGACCAACGCCACCACCTGCACCTCCGGCCCGTGGCACCTGGCGCGCATGCTCCAGGCTGCCGACGCTTTCCCGATGAACATTGGCTTCACCGGCAAGGGCAACGCCAGCCTGCCAGAGCCGTTGATCGAGCAGGTCAAGGCCGGCGCCATCGGCCTGAAACTACACGAAGACTGGGGCACCACACCCGCGGCCATCGACAACTGCCTGAGCGTGGCCGACCAGTATGACGTGCAGGTGGCGATCCACACCGACACCCTCAACGAGTCCGGTTTTGTCGAAACCACCCTCGCCGCGTTCAAGGGCCGCACCATCCACACCTACCACACCGAAGGCGCCGGCGGCGGTCATGCACCGGACATCATCAAGGCCTGCGGCTTGCCTAACGTGCTGCCCAGCTCCACCAACCCGACCCGACCGTTCACTCGCAATACCATCGACGAACACCTGGACATGCTCATGGTCTGCCATCACCTGGACCCGAGCATCGCTGAAGACGTGGCCTTCGCCGAAAGCCGCATCCGCCGCGAGACCATCGCCGCCGAAGACATTCTCCATGACCTGGGCGCCTTCTCGATGATCAGCTCCGACAGCCAAGCCATGGGCCGCGTCGGCGAAGTCATCACGCGCACCTGGCAGACCGCCGACAAGATGAAGAAGCAACGCGGCGCCCTGCCCGGCGATGGCGAAGGCAACGACAACTTGCGCATCAAGCGCTACATCGCCAAGTACACCATCAACCCGGCGATCACCCATGGCATCAGCCATGAAGTGGGCTCCATCGAAGTGGGCAAGTGGGCCGATCTGGTGCTGTGGCGCCCGGCGTTCTTCGGCGTCAAGCCGACCCTGATCCTCAAAGGGGGGGCGATTGCCGCCAGCCTGATGGGCGACGCCAACGCCTCGATTCCGACGCCGCAACCGGTGCACTACCGGCCGATGTTCGCAAGCTACGGCGGCTCGCGGCACGCCACCAGCCTGACCTTCATCAGCCAGGCCGCCGCCGAGGCCGGGTTGCCGGAACAGCTTGGGTTGAAGAAGAAAATCGCCGTGGTCAAAGGCTGCCGCGATGTGCAGAAGACCGACCTGATCCACAACGATTACCTGCCGAGCATCGACGTCGACCCACAGACCTATCAGGTCAAGGCCGACGGCGTGCTGTTGTGGTGTGAACCGGCGGATGTGTTGCCGATGGCGCAGCGCTATTTCCTGTTTTGA
- a CDS encoding urease subunit beta has protein sequence MIPGQYQVQPGDIELNVGRRTLTLNVANSGDRPIQVGSHYHFFETNDALTFDRAASRGMRLNIPAGTAVRFEPGQSREVELVDLAGHRRVFGFAARVMGNLD, from the coding sequence ATGATTCCAGGGCAATACCAGGTCCAGCCTGGCGACATCGAACTCAACGTCGGCCGCCGCACGCTCACGCTGAACGTCGCCAACAGCGGCGACCGGCCGATCCAGGTTGGCTCGCACTATCACTTTTTCGAGACCAACGACGCCCTGACCTTCGACCGCGCCGCCAGCCGTGGCATGCGCCTGAACATCCCGGCCGGCACCGCGGTGCGCTTCGAACCAGGCCAGAGCCGCGAGGTGGAACTGGTGGACCTGGCCGGGCATCGCCGGGTGTTCGGGTTTGCCGCGCGGGTCATGGGCAACCTGGATTAA
- a CDS encoding GNAT family N-acetyltransferase produces MNAAQLRRVHAESFAHYRQGLIDLLLDAVGYGASVGFMADLDAVQARAYFDEVQASLDQGHLLLWVVVKDEQVQASVQLALCQKPNGLNRAEVQKLLVRGEARRRGLGQQLMSALELGARQHKRGLLYLDTEAGSEAEAFYRAMGYIRVGELPDYCQSPDGTYTPTAIYYKTLGQPQ; encoded by the coding sequence ATGAACGCCGCCCAGTTGCGTCGAGTCCACGCCGAAAGCTTTGCGCATTATCGCCAGGGTCTGATCGATCTGTTGCTCGACGCCGTTGGGTACGGCGCCAGCGTGGGGTTCATGGCCGATCTCGATGCCGTCCAGGCCCGTGCCTATTTCGACGAGGTCCAGGCCAGCCTCGACCAGGGCCACCTGCTGCTGTGGGTGGTGGTCAAGGATGAACAGGTGCAGGCCAGCGTCCAGCTTGCCTTGTGCCAGAAACCCAACGGCCTCAACCGCGCCGAAGTGCAGAAGCTGCTGGTGCGCGGCGAGGCCCGTCGCCGGGGCCTGGGCCAGCAATTGATGAGCGCCCTGGAGCTCGGCGCCCGCCAGCACAAGCGCGGCCTGCTGTACCTCGACACCGAGGCCGGTTCCGAGGCCGAGGCGTTCTACCGCGCCATGGGCTACATCCGCGTCGGCGAACTGCCCGACTACTGCCAGAGCCCGGACGGGACCTACACACCGACCGCCATTTACTACAAGACTTTGGGGCAACCGCAATGA
- a CDS encoding GNAT family N-acetyltransferase has translation MIYHIRDARPADLPAIRDIYNDAVLNTTAIWNEQTVDLGNRQAWFSARQSQGYPVLVIVDADENVLGYASFGDWRPFDGYRHTVEHSVYVCRDQRGNGLGPRLMSALIERARACGKHVMVAAIESGNTTSIRLHERAGFVTTGQMPEVGTKFGRWLDLTFMQLNLNPGALPPAVNKE, from the coding sequence ATGATTTATCACATTCGTGACGCCCGGCCTGCCGACCTGCCGGCAATCCGCGACATCTACAACGACGCGGTGCTCAACACCACGGCGATCTGGAACGAACAGACCGTCGACCTGGGCAATCGCCAGGCGTGGTTCAGCGCCCGGCAATCCCAGGGCTATCCGGTGCTGGTGATCGTCGATGCCGATGAAAACGTGCTTGGCTATGCCTCGTTCGGCGACTGGCGCCCCTTCGATGGTTACCGGCACACCGTGGAGCATTCGGTCTACGTCTGCCGCGACCAGCGCGGCAACGGCCTCGGCCCACGGCTGATGAGCGCGTTGATCGAGCGCGCCAGGGCCTGCGGCAAACACGTCATGGTCGCCGCCATCGAAAGCGGCAACACGACGTCGATTCGCCTGCACGAGCGGGCCGGTTTCGTCACCACCGGGCAGATGCCCGAGGTGGGTACCAAGTTCGGCCGCTGGCTGGACCTGACCTTCATGCAGTTGAACCTTAACCCCGGGGCGCTACCGCCTGCCGTCAACAAGGAGTGA
- the ureA gene encoding urease subunit gamma: MDLTPREKDKLLIFTAGLVAERRLARGLKLNYPEAMAYISAALLEGARDGQTVAELMHYGTTLLSREQVMEGIPEMIPEIQVEATFPDGTKLVTVHQPIA; encoded by the coding sequence ATGGACCTGACCCCACGCGAAAAAGACAAGCTGCTGATCTTCACCGCCGGCCTCGTCGCCGAACGACGGTTGGCCCGTGGCTTGAAGCTCAACTACCCGGAAGCCATGGCCTATATTTCCGCGGCCTTGCTCGAAGGCGCCCGTGACGGCCAGACCGTGGCCGAGCTGATGCATTACGGCACCACGCTGCTCAGTCGCGAGCAGGTGATGGAAGGCATCCCGGAAATGATCCCGGAAATCCAGGTCGAAGCGACGTTTCCCGACGGCACCAAACTGGTCACCGTCCACCAACCCATCGCCTGA
- a CDS encoding urease accessory protein UreD, giving the protein MNLPVSPSALFTPSWHAELDLGYARFGECTRPVQRRHKGPLRVQKHLYAEGPEVCQHIIVHPPGGIAGGDRLDISADVGPGAWAQLTSPGAAKWYRAAGPAYQQLTLSVAPGATLEWLPQETIVFSAAQAELSTCIDLQGDGRLFYWDMVALGRPASGERFDLGHFQSRLDIRRDGQLLWHERQRIVGGDGLLDSPIGLGGDPVFATLLVTGEIDSELLARCRSLGHDVRGDLTQLPGLVVARCLASEALLARGWLIELWRLLRPALLGREALPPRIWST; this is encoded by the coding sequence ATGAATCTACCTGTTTCGCCATCCGCCCTGTTCACCCCCAGCTGGCACGCCGAGCTGGACTTGGGTTACGCCCGCTTCGGCGAGTGCACACGCCCGGTACAGCGCCGTCATAAAGGCCCGCTGCGGGTGCAGAAGCACCTGTATGCCGAAGGCCCCGAGGTGTGCCAGCACATCATCGTCCACCCGCCCGGCGGGATTGCCGGCGGTGACCGACTGGACATCTCGGCCGACGTCGGCCCGGGTGCCTGGGCGCAGTTGACCAGCCCCGGCGCGGCCAAGTGGTATCGCGCCGCAGGCCCTGCGTACCAGCAGTTGACCCTGAGCGTGGCCCCCGGCGCGACCCTGGAATGGCTGCCCCAGGAAACCATCGTCTTCAGCGCGGCCCAGGCCGAACTCAGCACCTGCATCGACCTGCAGGGCGACGGGCGCCTGTTCTACTGGGACATGGTTGCCCTCGGCCGACCGGCCAGCGGCGAGCGGTTCGACCTGGGGCACTTCCAGTCACGCCTGGACATTCGGCGCGACGGCCAGTTGCTGTGGCACGAGCGCCAGCGCATTGTGGGCGGTGATGGGTTGCTCGATTCACCCATCGGGCTGGGCGGCGATCCGGTGTTTGCCACGTTGTTGGTGACCGGCGAGATCGACAGCGAGCTGCTGGCGCGATGCCGATCCCTGGGCCATGACGTACGTGGCGACCTGACCCAATTACCCGGCCTGGTCGTGGCCCGCTGCCTGGCGAGCGAGGCGCTGCTGGCGCGGGGGTGGTTGATTGAATTGTGGCGTTTGCTCAGGCCTGCGTTGCTTGGACGAGAGGCCCTGCCACCGAGAATCTGGAGTACCTGA